One segment of Lytechinus pictus isolate F3 Inbred unplaced genomic scaffold, Lp3.0 scaffold_199, whole genome shotgun sequence DNA contains the following:
- the LOC135159306 gene encoding mitochondrial glutamate carrier 1-like: MGDIHLPAKVINGCVAGVVGVTCTFPIDLVKTRLQNQQVIDGKRIYNNLLDCFIKTTRAEGLRGLYHGELTSSSSYRGNVEYTHCTFGRFHTCRTGHFVNNF, encoded by the exons ATGGGTGACATTCA TCTTCCTGCTAAGGTAATCAATGGTTGTGTAGCGGGTGTAGTCGGTGTGACTTGTACCTTCCCCATTGACTTGGTCAAGACTAGGCTTCAAAATCAACAAGTTATTGATGGAAAACGCATCTACAACAACTT GTTAGATTGTTTCATAAAGACCACCAGGGCAGAAGGCTTAAGAGGATTATACCATGGTGAGTTAACTTCATCTTCTTCATATCGGGGGAATGTCGAGTACACCCATTGCACAtttgggcgattccatacgtgtcgtacaggacattttgtcaacaatttCTAG